In Comamonadaceae bacterium OTU4NAUVB1, one DNA window encodes the following:
- a CDS encoding site-specific integrase translates to MKKRPPRKLHNAHFAFMRALAQGLDERASWNRYLRLEGEHTDLRNVRRTIAWIRDEFAAAARREQKPGTARLILLDADRFGATTALPSLEEFAAARGLEDFPEAEQIAAYQAAHVAPGGSAPSRRARVIERQLEALRWLQALVAQDPRPGDGVGAWLNPSLAGRLERAGVPTLFALVERINGIGARWWVQVPGVGELKAARILDWLHANEEVLGLRVGSHVGQRRSQLSPAALAAVVPAATSIVPYEKFVLPAALDGSQGKYRAPHDKCLLMAGNDHEAIGAWLASKRAGDVEGDGLSSTQRSYRKEAERLLLWAILERGKAMSSLSVEDATAYRAFLAAPPAAWCGPRHRQRWSSMWRPLEGPLTATALRQAITILRSLYAFLMSQSYVMGNPFAAVALPPNPQRPLGSNRTLSFAQWDHLDALLQDHADTEVGRRLRRAMRWLYATGLRLAEITRVTCGDLEQVEYRAADGALARDWLLSVIGKGGRSRQVPVPAELVDELCDELARHGFDRQVDAVSNQAIQVLARFDPALEAPQPWSASGLYQAIKVFVTRAADGLDGADAQQLRRASTHWLRHSHGSHALQGREGQTPVPIQVVQNNLGHASVGTTSMYLTTERDSRLAAMRGFWKPREPG, encoded by the coding sequence ATGAAGAAACGTCCCCCGCGCAAGCTCCACAACGCCCACTTCGCCTTCATGCGCGCGCTCGCGCAGGGACTCGACGAGCGCGCGAGCTGGAACCGCTACCTGCGCCTGGAAGGCGAGCACACCGACCTGCGCAACGTGCGCCGCACGATCGCCTGGATCCGCGACGAGTTCGCCGCCGCCGCGCGCCGCGAGCAGAAGCCCGGGACGGCGCGCCTGATCCTGCTCGACGCGGACCGCTTCGGCGCCACGACCGCGCTGCCGAGCCTCGAGGAATTCGCCGCCGCGCGGGGCCTGGAGGATTTTCCAGAGGCCGAGCAGATCGCGGCGTACCAGGCCGCCCATGTGGCGCCGGGCGGTTCGGCGCCGTCGCGGCGCGCGCGCGTCATCGAGCGGCAGCTGGAAGCCCTGCGCTGGCTGCAGGCCCTGGTCGCCCAGGACCCGCGCCCGGGCGACGGCGTCGGCGCCTGGCTGAACCCGTCCCTGGCCGGTCGGCTGGAGCGCGCCGGCGTGCCCACGCTGTTCGCGCTGGTCGAGCGCATCAACGGCATCGGCGCACGCTGGTGGGTGCAGGTGCCGGGCGTGGGCGAGCTCAAGGCCGCGCGCATCCTCGACTGGCTGCACGCCAACGAGGAGGTGCTGGGCCTGCGCGTGGGTTCGCACGTCGGCCAGCGGCGCAGCCAGCTCAGCCCGGCGGCGCTGGCGGCGGTGGTGCCGGCGGCGACCTCGATCGTCCCGTACGAGAAGTTCGTGCTGCCCGCCGCGCTCGACGGCAGCCAGGGCAAATACCGCGCGCCGCACGACAAGTGCCTGCTGATGGCTGGCAACGACCACGAGGCCATCGGCGCCTGGCTGGCGTCCAAGCGCGCCGGCGACGTCGAGGGCGATGGCCTGTCGTCGACCCAGCGCTCCTACCGCAAGGAGGCCGAGCGCCTGCTGCTGTGGGCGATCCTGGAGCGCGGCAAGGCGATGTCGTCGCTGTCGGTGGAGGACGCGACGGCGTACCGCGCCTTCCTGGCCGCGCCGCCCGCGGCCTGGTGCGGGCCGCGCCACCGCCAGCGCTGGTCGTCGATGTGGCGGCCCCTCGAGGGCCCGCTCACGGCCACCGCGCTGCGCCAGGCCATCACCATCCTGCGCAGCCTCTACGCCTTCCTGATGAGCCAGAGCTACGTGATGGGCAACCCGTTCGCGGCCGTCGCGCTGCCGCCCAACCCGCAGCGTCCGCTGGGTTCCAACCGCACGCTGAGCTTCGCGCAGTGGGACCACCTCGACGCGCTGCTGCAGGACCACGCCGACACCGAGGTCGGGCGCCGCCTGCGCCGCGCCATGCGCTGGCTCTACGCCACCGGGCTGCGGCTGGCGGAGATCACCCGCGTGACCTGCGGCGACCTGGAGCAGGTCGAGTACCGCGCCGCCGACGGCGCGCTGGCGCGCGACTGGCTGCTGTCGGTGATCGGCAAGGGCGGGCGCAGCCGGCAGGTGCCGGTGCCGGCGGAACTGGTCGACGAACTGTGCGACGAACTCGCGCGGCATGGGTTCGACCGGCAGGTCGACGCCGTGAGCAATCAGGCCATCCAGGTGCTGGCGCGCTTCGATCCGGCGCTGGAGGCGCCGCAGCCATGGTCGGCGTCGGGGCTCTACCAGGCGATCAAGGTCTTCGTGACCCGCGCCGCCGACGGGCTCGACGGCGCCGACGCGCAGCAGCTGCGCCGCGCCAGCACGCACTGGCTGCGCCATTCGCACGGCTCGCACGCGCTGCAGGGGCGCGAGGGCCAGACGCCGGTGCCGATCCAGGTGGTGCAGAACAACCTGGGCCATGCCTCGGTGGGAACCACGTCGATGTACCTGACCACCGAGCGCGATTCCCGGCTGGCGGCGATGCGGGGGTTCTGGAAACCGCGCGAGCCGGGTTGA
- a CDS encoding dodecin family protein, with protein sequence MSNHVYKLLELTGSSPTGIEDAVQTALAKASESVRNIHWFEVVETRGHVEDGKVAHWQVTIKAGFTLED encoded by the coding sequence ATGTCCAACCACGTCTACAAGCTGCTCGAACTCACCGGGTCCTCGCCCACCGGCATCGAGGACGCGGTCCAGACCGCGCTGGCCAAGGCCAGCGAATCGGTGCGCAACATCCACTGGTTCGAGGTGGTCGAGACGCGCGGACACGTCGAGGACGGCAAGGTCGCGCACTGGCAGGTCACGATCAAGGCCGGCTTCACGCTGGAGGACTGA
- the argE gene encoding acetylornithine deacetylase — MNTRQWLERLVAFDTTSRNSNLDLIESVREGLAGHGVRADVIASPDGRKANLFATLPSADGRTDGGIVLSGHTDVVPVDGQDWASDPFRIDEREGRLYARGSADMKGFIATSLALVPEFLAMPRAKPIHLAFSYDEEVGCVGAPVMLAELKQRGLRAEGCVVGEPTGMRVVVAHKGINLFRCRVHGKAAHSSLTPQGCNAIEYAARLICRIRDIADHYRAHGPYDECFDVPFTTLTTNQIQGGIAVNTIPELCEFQYEFRNLPGMSVDAIRAQVEQYVRDDLLPRMRREYAEADIDITNTAAAPGMETAEQEAITQLVRALTDDRETRKVAYGTEGGLFQQAGIPTVICGPGHIEHAHKPDEFVALDQLEACEGFLRKLGGSLGK, encoded by the coding sequence ATGAACACCCGTCAATGGCTCGAACGCCTGGTCGCCTTCGACACCACCAGCCGCAATTCCAACCTGGACCTGATCGAGTCCGTGCGCGAGGGCCTGGCCGGCCACGGCGTGCGCGCCGACGTGATCGCGTCGCCCGACGGCCGCAAGGCCAACCTGTTCGCCACGCTGCCGTCGGCCGACGGGCGCACCGACGGCGGGATCGTGCTGTCCGGACACACCGACGTGGTGCCGGTCGACGGCCAGGACTGGGCGAGCGACCCGTTTCGCATCGACGAGCGCGAGGGCAGGCTGTATGCGCGCGGCTCGGCCGACATGAAGGGTTTCATCGCCACCTCGCTCGCCCTGGTGCCGGAGTTCCTGGCCATGCCCCGCGCGAAGCCGATCCATCTGGCGTTCTCCTACGACGAGGAGGTCGGTTGCGTGGGCGCGCCGGTGATGCTGGCCGAACTCAAGCAGCGCGGCCTGCGCGCCGAGGGCTGCGTGGTCGGCGAGCCCACCGGCATGCGGGTGGTGGTGGCCCACAAGGGCATCAACCTGTTCCGCTGCCGGGTCCACGGCAAGGCGGCGCACTCGTCGCTCACGCCGCAGGGCTGCAACGCCATCGAGTACGCGGCCCGCCTGATCTGCCGCATCCGCGACATCGCCGACCACTACCGCGCCCACGGTCCGTACGACGAGTGCTTCGACGTGCCCTTCACCACGCTCACGACCAACCAGATCCAGGGCGGCATCGCGGTCAACACGATTCCCGAGCTGTGCGAGTTCCAGTACGAGTTCCGCAACCTGCCGGGGATGTCGGTCGACGCCATCCGCGCCCAGGTGGAGCAGTACGTGCGCGACGACCTGCTGCCCCGGATGCGCAGGGAATACGCCGAGGCCGACATCGACATCACCAACACCGCCGCCGCGCCCGGCATGGAGACGGCCGAGCAGGAGGCCATCACCCAGCTGGTGCGCGCGCTGACCGACGACCGCGAGACGCGCAAGGTGGCCTACGGCACCGAGGGCGGCCTGTTCCAGCAGGCGGGCATTCCAACGGTCATCTGCGGGCCGGGGCACATCGAGCACGCGCACAAGCCCGACGAGTTCGTGGCGCTGGATCAGCTGGAGGCCTGCGAGGGGTTCCTGCGCAAGCTGGGCGGCTCGCTGGGCAAATGA
- a CDS encoding MFS transporter — translation MQTNAVSKKKSILAAVIGNALEWYDFLAFAFMTPIVAKLFFPNNPADPDNNINQILLTTAVFGVGFFMRPVGGIVLGLYGDRKGRKAAMVMVTGLMAVAIALITFAPTYAAVGIAAPLFIVLARLLQGFAAGGEFGTSTALLIEMAPPGRRGFYGSWQMTGQMIALLLGAAAGTLITEVFTQAQIMAWAWRLPFAFGLLIVPVAIYIRRNVEEPEAFVRMKAAQAAGTVRQATLGEMLKNHLRETLVGMGLVVTLTVSIYITFTYLTTFSTVTLKLPLRDTFLVQMTSAAFMIVLMPLWGALSDRVGRRPLMIGSLIGYLLVLYPAYSWLTSEPSIMRLLVAQLSICVFVSVYFGVFSTVIAELFPANVRSLGMSLAYNIAVMIFGGFAQFIVTWLIRATGSPMAPAYYVMFGVVVGLVAACFIRDRTHDVSVQ, via the coding sequence ATGCAAACCAACGCCGTCTCCAAGAAGAAGAGCATCCTCGCCGCCGTCATCGGCAACGCGCTGGAGTGGTACGACTTCCTCGCCTTCGCCTTCATGACGCCCATCGTGGCGAAACTGTTCTTTCCCAACAACCCGGCCGACCCCGACAACAACATCAACCAGATCCTGCTGACCACCGCCGTCTTCGGCGTGGGCTTCTTCATGCGGCCGGTGGGCGGGATCGTGCTGGGCCTCTACGGCGACCGCAAGGGTCGCAAGGCCGCGATGGTGATGGTCACCGGGCTGATGGCGGTGGCGATCGCGCTGATCACCTTCGCGCCCACCTACGCGGCGGTCGGCATCGCCGCGCCGCTGTTCATCGTGCTGGCGCGGCTGCTGCAGGGGTTCGCCGCGGGCGGCGAGTTCGGCACCTCCACCGCGCTGCTCATCGAGATGGCGCCGCCGGGCCGGCGCGGCTTCTACGGCTCTTGGCAGATGACCGGCCAGATGATCGCCCTGCTGCTGGGTGCCGCGGCCGGCACGCTGATCACGGAGGTCTTCACGCAGGCGCAGATCATGGCCTGGGCCTGGCGCCTGCCGTTCGCCTTCGGCCTGCTGATCGTGCCGGTGGCGATCTACATCCGCCGCAACGTCGAGGAGCCCGAGGCCTTCGTCCGGATGAAGGCCGCGCAGGCCGCCGGCACGGTGCGCCAGGCCACGCTCGGGGAGATGCTGAAGAACCACCTGCGCGAGACGCTGGTCGGCATGGGCCTGGTGGTGACGCTCACGGTGTCGATCTACATCACCTTCACCTACCTCACCACGTTCTCCACCGTCACGCTCAAGCTGCCGCTGCGCGACACCTTCCTGGTGCAGATGACCAGCGCCGCCTTCATGATCGTGCTGATGCCGCTGTGGGGCGCGCTGTCCGACCGGGTCGGCCGCCGCCCGCTGATGATCGGCTCGCTCATCGGCTACCTGCTCGTGCTCTACCCGGCGTATTCGTGGCTCACCTCCGAACCGTCGATCATGCGGCTGCTGGTGGCGCAGCTGTCGATCTGCGTGTTCGTCTCGGTCTACTTCGGCGTCTTCAGCACCGTGATCGCCGAACTCTTCCCGGCCAACGTGCGCTCGCTGGGCATGTCCCTGGCCTACAACATCGCCGTGATGATCTTCGGCGGCTTCGCGCAGTTCATCGTGACCTGGCTGATCCGCGCGACCGGCTCGCCGATGGCGCCGGCCTACTACGTGATGTTCGGCGTGGTGGTCGGTCTGGTGGCGGCCTGCTTCATCCGCGACCGCACGCACGACGTCTCGGTGCAGTGA
- a CDS encoding alpha/beta hydrolase, whose amino-acid sequence MTISTTTEAPTGDAVLFPGFSRHLVEVEADVRIAAVVGGNGPPLLLLHGHPQTHAIWHKVAPALARRFTLVAADLRGYGDSSKPAGAGDHANYAKRALAVDQVALMRHLGFARFDVLAHDRGARVAHRLALDHVAAVRRLVLLDIAPTLAMYEQTTDAFARAYWHWFFLIQPSPLPERLIEADPAAYLRDVMGRRSAGLAPFDPRALAEYARCLALPGAAHGVCEDYRAAAGIDLDHDRADRDAGRRLTVPLLALWGEQGVVHRCFRPLDEWRRVAESVEGEALPCGHYIAEEAPDVLLARVMPFLDRPLD is encoded by the coding sequence ATGACGATCTCCACGACGACCGAGGCGCCCACCGGCGACGCGGTCCTGTTCCCCGGTTTCTCCCGCCACCTCGTCGAGGTCGAGGCGGACGTCCGCATCGCGGCGGTGGTCGGCGGCAACGGACCGCCCCTGCTGCTGCTGCACGGCCATCCGCAGACCCACGCCATCTGGCACAAGGTGGCGCCCGCGCTGGCCCGGCGCTTCACGCTGGTGGCCGCCGACTTGCGCGGCTACGGCGATTCCTCCAAGCCGGCCGGCGCCGGGGATCACGCCAACTACGCGAAGCGGGCCCTGGCCGTCGACCAGGTCGCGCTGATGCGGCACCTGGGCTTCGCGCGCTTCGACGTGCTCGCGCACGATCGCGGCGCGCGCGTCGCGCACCGGCTGGCGCTCGACCACGTGGCCGCCGTGCGGCGCCTGGTGCTGCTGGACATCGCGCCCACGCTGGCGATGTACGAGCAGACCACCGACGCCTTCGCGCGCGCCTACTGGCACTGGTTCTTCCTGATCCAGCCGTCGCCGCTGCCCGAGCGACTGATCGAGGCCGACCCGGCGGCCTACCTGCGCGACGTGATGGGCCGGCGCAGCGCCGGACTGGCGCCCTTCGACCCGCGTGCGCTGGCCGAGTACGCGCGCTGCCTGGCCCTGCCGGGCGCGGCGCACGGCGTCTGCGAGGACTACCGCGCCGCCGCCGGCATCGACCTGGACCACGACCGGGCCGACCGCGACGCCGGCCGGCGCCTGACGGTGCCGCTGCTGGCCCTGTGGGGCGAACAGGGCGTGGTGCACCGATGCTTCCGCCCGCTCGACGAATGGCGCCGGGTGGCCGAATCGGTCGAGGGCGAGGCGCTGCCCTGCGGCCACTACATCGCCGAGGAGGCGCCCGACGTCCTGCTCGCGCGCGTCATGCCCTTCCTGGACCGCCCGCTCGACTGA